A stretch of Brassica napus cultivar Da-Ae chromosome C6, Da-Ae, whole genome shotgun sequence DNA encodes these proteins:
- the LOC106404858 gene encoding beta-D-xylosidase 3-like — translation MSYHRQTRGNRALPSVSTLLLSILFFISKPSNAQSSSPVFACDVITNPSLAGYGFCNTGLKAEARVTDLVGRLTLVEKIGFLVSKATGVSRLGIPDYNWWSEALHGVSDVGGGSSFTGLVPGATSFPQVILTAASFNVSLFQAIGKVVSTEARAMYNVGAAGLTFWSPNVNIFRDPRWGRGQETPGEDPTLVSKYAVAYVKGLQGTDGGDPNRLKVAACCKHYTAYDVDNWKDVNRYTFNSVVNQQDMDDTFQPPFRSCVVDGNVASVMCSYNQVNGKPTCADPDLLSGVIRGQWKLNGYIVSDCDSVEVIYASQHYTKTPEEAVAKSMLAGLDLNCDHFTGQHAMGAVDAGLVNESDVDTAISNNFATLMRLGFFDGDPKKQPYGNLGPQDVCTAENQELAREAARQGIVLLKNSDGSLPFSPFAIKTVAVIGPNANVTDTMIGNYHGIPCKYTTPLQGLVETVSATYQKGCPNVACTEADIDSAASLAGSADAVVLVMGTDLSIEREDHDRLDLLLPGKQQQLVTEVANAAKGPVVLVIMSGGGLDVTFAKNDPKITSIMWVGFPGQAGGLAIADVIFGRHNPSGRLPMTWYPQSYVENLPMSNMNMRPDNSAGYPGRSYRFYTGETVYSFGDGISYTQFHHRLIRAPGFVSLRLDASHPCRSSKCLSVDATGTYCGKTVEVQLKVRNAGIREGSHTVFLFMTPPAVHRSPVKHLVTFEKVLLGRTEKAVVRFELDVCKDLSVVDETGKRKIALGEHVLHVGSLKYSLYITI, via the exons ATGAGTTATCATCGGCAAACAAGAGGAAACAGAGCACTCCCCTCTGTTTCCACACTTCTCCTCAGtattctcttcttcatctccaaGCCATCTAACGCCCAATCTTCTTCTCCAGTGTTCGCATGTGACGTCATCACAAACCCTTCTCTAGCCGGTTACGGATTCTGCAACACGGGTTTGAAGGCCGAAGCCAGAGTCACCGATCTCGTCGGAAGATTAACGTTGGTGGAGAAAATCGGGTTTCTTGTGAGTAAAGCTACCGGCGTGAGCCGTCTTGGGATTCCAGATTATAACTGGTGGTCGGAGGCACTTCACGGTGTCTCTGATGTCGGAGGTGGTTCTAGTTTTACCGGTCTAGTCCCTGGTGCCACTAGCTTCCCTCAAGTCATACTCACCGCTGCTTCCTTCAACGTATCTCTCTTCCAAGCCATTGGCAAG GTTGTGTCGACGGAGGCGAGGGCAATGTACAACGTTGGAGCAGCTGGATTAACGTTTTGGTCTCCGAATGTAAACATATTCCGTGACCCGAGATGGGGAAGAGGTCAAGAGACCCCTGGCGAGGACCCGACGCTCGTAAGCAAATACGCGGTGGCTTATGTTAAAGGTCTTCAAGGTACTGACGGTGGAGATCCTAACCGTCTAAAAGTTGCCGCTTGCTGTAAACACTACACCGCCTACGATGTTGATAACTGGAAAGACGTCAATCGTTACACTTTCAACTCCGTG GTGAACCAACAAGATATGGATGATACATTCCAACCACCGTTTAGGAGCTGTGTGGTTGATGGAAATGTGGCTAGTGTCATGTGTTCGTACAACCAAGTTAACGGTAAACCGACATGCGCTGATCCTGACCTGCTTTCTGGTGTGATTCGCGGTCAATGGAAGTTAAATGG GTACATTGTTTCGGATTGTGATTCAGTAGAAGTGATATATGCGAGCCAGCACTACACCAAGACTCCAGAAGAAGCTGTTGCCAAATCTATGTTGGCAGGTTTGGATTTGAATTGTGATCATTTCACTGGTCAACACGCAATGGGTGCGGTCGATGCCGGTTTGGTAAACGAATCAGATGTTGACACTGCAATTTCAAACAACTTCGCGACTTTGATGCGTTTAGGATTCTTCGATGGTGACCCCAAGAAGCAGCCCTACGGCAATCTTGGTCCTCAGGACGTTTGCACAGCTGAGAACCAAGAACTCGCTAGAGAAGCGGCAAGACAAGGCATTGTGCTGCTCAAGAACTCTGATGGCTCGCTTCCGTTCTCACCTTTTGCGATTAAGACGGTAGCAGTTATTGGACCAAACGCTAATGTCACCGATACAATGATCGGAAACTACCAcg GCATACCGTGCAAGTACACAACACCACTTCAAGGACTAGTGGAAACGGTGTCGGCTACATATCAGAAGGGCTGTCCTAACGTGGCGTGCACAGAGGCGGATATAGATTCAGCTGCTTCTTTAGCGGGTTCAGCTGATGCGGTTGTGCTAGTGATGGGAACAGATTTATCCATTGAGAGGGAGGACCACGACCGACTCGACTTGCTCCTTCCCGGGAAACAGCAACAGCTTGTGACTGAGGTGGCTAATGCTGCCAAAGGACCGGTGGTGCTGGTCATCATGTCCGGTGGAGGATTGGACGTTACTTTCGCCAAGAACGATCCAAAGATCACAAGCATCATGTGGGTCGGGTTTCCTGGCCAAGCCGGTGGTCTCGCCATTGCTGACGTCATCTTTGGTCGTCATAATCCGA GCGGAAGATTGCCGATGACGTGGTATCCTCAGTCGTACGTGGAAAACCTTCCGATGTCAAACATGAACATGAGACCCGATAACTCTGCCGGGTATCCGGGTCGAAGTTATCGATTCTACACCGGAGAAACAGTGTACAGCTTCGGAGACGGCATCAGCTACACTCAGTTCCACCACCGGCTTATCAGAGCTCCAGGGTTCGTCTCCCTCAGACTTGATGCGAGCCACCCTTGCAGGTCTTCAAAGTGCCTATCGGTGGACGCGACTGGAACGTACTGCGGGAAGACCGTGGAAGTCCAGCTTAAAGTAAGGAATGCGGGAATCAGAGAAGGAAGCCACACAGTGTTTCTGTTCATGACGCCACCGGCTGTGCACAGGTCGCCGGTTAAGCATCTGGTGACGTTCGAGAAGGTGCTTCTCGGGAGGACGGAAAAGGCGGTGGTGAGGTTTGAGTTGGATGTGTGTAAGGATCTGAGTGTGGTTGATGAAACAGGGAAGAGGAAGATTGCTTTGGGGGAACATGTTCTCCATGTCGGAAGCTTGAAGTACTCCCTGTACATTACGATCTGA